A single Ammospiza caudacuta isolate bAmmCau1 chromosome 6, bAmmCau1.pri, whole genome shotgun sequence DNA region contains:
- the DLK1 gene encoding protein delta homolog 1, with translation MGLRAAGILGCCCCLLPLVLPAAPGKDTRTLCSAAAGREATWESLGSLPGPRGSGGDGSPPGARPEPARSPRAAKVSPALAPAGDARVVGKLFPGSGRSAFLWRWRRVSVPSGDLQRDARCECLSVICKAGCHPENGFCEFPSECRCQPGWQGALCNQCVPFPGCLHGSCAKPWQCICEEGWVGSLCDIDIHPCSAKPCTNNSTCIETGDGGYICLCAQGFTGKNCHLKKGPCIINGSPCQNGGTCIDDNGFAPHASCLCPSGFAGNFCEIDRDDCESSPCENGGTCTDVGVGFSCSCPHGYTGKLCSSRVTFCASGPCENGGTCSEHPQGGFECICKPEFVGVTCKHPSKNTSLSGMNMETKHMQNYKPPSKAHHRSVHQQQEILKITVKETIQNADPLMSRSQVICFVVLGLLTCLVVLGTTGIVFFSKCEMWLANAKYSHLLRKKKNFFLKSNNGENLSVNIIFPEKIKLTNYTKNYTAI, from the exons atGGGGCTGCGCGCCGCCGGCATCctcggctgctgctgctgcctgctgcccctCGTGCTGCCCGCAGCCCCAGGTAAGGACACCCGCACCCTCTGCTCCGCCGCCGCGGGAAGGGAGGCGACTTGGGAAAGTTTGGGGAGTttgccggggccgcggggcagCGGCGGTGATGGGAGCCCGCCCGGAGCCCGCCCGGAGCCCGCCCGGAGCCCCCGGGCGGCgaaggtgtccccagccctcgCTCCAGCCGGGGATGCCCGTGTGGTCGGGAAGCTTTTCCCTGGCAGCGGACGGAGCGCGTTTCTCTGGCGCTGGCGCAGGGTGTCCGTGCCTAGCGGGGATCTTCAGAGGGATGCTCGGTGCGAATGCttaa GCGTGATCTGTAAAGCTGGCTGCCATCCAGAGAATGGATTCTGTGAATTTCCCAGTGAATGCAG GTGTCAGCCTGGCTGGCAGGGTGCACTCTGTAACCAGTGTGTTCCTTTCCCCGGGTGCTTGCACGGCAGCTGTGCCAAGCCCTGGCAGTGCATCTGCGAGgagggctgggtgggcagccTCTGTGACATAG ATATTCATCCATGTTCAGCAAAACCCTGCACCAATAATTCAACGTGTATAGAGACTGGTGATGGAGGATATATTTGTCTGTGTGCCCAGGGATTTACAGGAAAAAACTGCCATCTCAAGAAAGGACCCTGCATTATTAATGG TTCTCCCTGCCAGAATGGAGGAACATGCATTGATGACAATGGTTTTGCACCCCATGCTTCCTGTCTGTGCCCTTCTGGTTTCGCTGGCAACTTCTGTGAGATAGACAGAGATGACTGTGAATCCAGCCCGTGTGAGAATGGAGGAACCTGCACAGATGTCGGAGTGGGTTTCAGCTGTTCTTGTCCCCATGGCTATACAGGGAAGCTCTGCAGCAGCCGTGTCACTTTCTGTGCAAGTGGCCCGTGTGAGAACGGGGGCACTTGCagtgagcatccccagggagGGTTCGAGTGCATCTGCAAACCAGAATTTGTTGGCGTGACCTGCAAACATCCCAGCAAAAACACAAGCCTCTCTGGAATGAATATGGAGACAAAGCATATGCAGAATTACAAGCCACCCTCAAAAGCTCACCACAGATCAGTGCACCAACAACAAGAAATCCTGAAAATAACAGTGAAAGAAACAATTCAAAATGCAGATCCCTTAATGAGTAGAAGCCAGGTGATATGTTTTGTTGTGCTCGGCTTGCTTACGTGTCTTGTTGTCTTGGGTACAACTGggattgttttcttttcaaaatgtgaAATGTGGCTTGCTAATGCCAAGTATAGTCATCTCCTGCGCaagaaaaagaacttttttcTGAAGTCTAACAATGGGGAAAACCTCTCAGTTAATATTATCTTCCCAGAGAAGATCAAATTGACTAATTACACTAAGAACTACACTGCCATCTAG